One Festucalex cinctus isolate MCC-2025b chromosome 1, RoL_Fcin_1.0, whole genome shotgun sequence genomic region harbors:
- the LOC144017461 gene encoding uncharacterized protein LOC144017461 isoform X1 gives MSYTTKVVQVTNVSPSTTSEQMRTLFGFLGTIEELKLFPPDDSPVPVTSRVCFVKFQEPESVGVSQHLTNTVFVDRALIVVPFAEGSIPDEAKALSLLAPANAVAGILPGGGLLPTPNPMPSPAMGANPFAGLNMDAMAAFGFPGPNMNPQAADQLLKLMADPQLNPLAAGFNLSAGLKADAANKEMEEAMKRVREAQSLISAAIEPGNESRKKRSRSRSRRRRSRSRSRRRRSGSRSRRRSVSRSRRRSKSPRRRRSRSRDRGRRSRTRSRDRKKEEAVRRRSKTPPKSYSTTRRSRSVSRRHRRSRSASRSPKKSPKRRSSRSPSPRRHKKEKKRDKERERRSDKDRGREERERSTSKKKRSRDKDKDRDRDRDRKSDGGDKGDIKITRDYDEEEQGYDSEKERQERKASDYSDSDYPPQFADGNGDSRQANGDDDDDDDDNADAQEDDMDVSD, from the exons ATGAGTTACACCACGAAGGTAGTCCAGGTGACCAACGTGTCGCCGAGCACAACGTCGGAGCAGATGAGAACTCTTTTTGGCTTCCTGGGAACCATCGAAGAACTCAAATTATTTCCACCTGA TGACTCCCCTGTGCCAGTGACAtcacgtgtgtgttttgtgAAGTTCCAGGAGCCCGAGTCTGTTGGCGTGTCCCAACATCTGACCAACACTGTTTTTGTGGACCGAGCACTAATCGTGGTCCCGTTTGCTGAAG GATCCATCCCGGATGAGGCCAAGGCGTTGTCGCTGCTGGCGCCGGCCAACGCCGTTGCGGGGATCCTGCCCGGAGGAGGACTTCTTCCCACGCCCAACCCCATGCCCAGTCCTGCT ATGGGAGCGAACCCGTTTGCTGGTCTCAACATGGATGCCATGGCTGCGTTTGGATTCCCAGGACCCAACATGAATCCTCAG GCTGCAGACCAGCTGCTGAAGCTCATGGCGGATCCCCA ACTCAACCCACTGGCTGCCGGCTTCAACCTGAGCGCCGGCCTCAAAGCCGACGCCGCCAACAAGGAAATGGAGGAAGCCATGAAGCGGGTGCGAGAGGCGCAGTCGCTCATTTCTGCCGCCATTGAGCCCGGAA ATGAGAGCCGGAAGAAGCGATCTCGGTCCCGGTCCCGAAGGAGGCGCTCCCGATCCAGGTCCAGACGCAG GCGAAGCGGCAGCAGGTCCAGACGGCGCTCGGTCTCCAGAAGCAGGCGGCGCTCCAAAAGCCCTCGCAGGAGGCGGAGCCGCTCCAGAGACAGAGGAAGGCGCTCCAGGACCAGATCCAG AGATCGTAAGAAGGAGGAGGCGGTGAGGAGGAGGTCCAAGACGCCGCCCAAGAGTTACAGCACCACTCGGAGGTCACGCAGCGTCAGCCG GAGACACAGACGCAGTCGCAGCGCCAGCCGCTCCCCGAAAAAGTCGCCCAAGAGGAGGAGCTCCAGATCTCCGTCTCCTCGCCG AcacaagaaggagaagaaacGTGATAAGGAGCGAGAGCGCCGCAGCGACAAAGACCGAGGACGCGAGGAGAGAGAGCGCTCCACCAGCAAGAAGAAGAGAAGCAGGGACAAGGACAAGGACAGGGACCGCGACAGGGACAGGAAGTCTGACGGAGGAGACAAGGGAGATATTAAG ATCACGAGGGATTACGACGAAGAGGAGCAGGGCTACGACAGCGAGAAGGAGCGCCAGGAGAGGAAGGCGTCCGACTACTCGGACTCGGACTACCCGCCTCAGTTCGCCGACGGCAACGGCGACTCGCGGCAGGCCAAcggtgacgacgacgatgacgatgacgacaaCGCAGACGCCCAAGAGGATGACATGGACGTCAGCGACTAA
- the LOC144017461 gene encoding uncharacterized protein LOC144017461 isoform X2, with translation MPSPAMGANPFAGLNMDAMAAFGFPGPNMNPQAADQLLKLMADPQLNPLAAGFNLSAGLKADAANKEMEEAMKRVREAQSLISAAIEPGNESRKKRSRSRSRRRRSRSRSRRRRSGSRSRRRSVSRSRRRSKSPRRRRSRSRDRGRRSRTRSRDRKKEEAVRRRSKTPPKSYSTTRRSRSVSRRHRRSRSASRSPKKSPKRRSSRSPSPRRHKKEKKRDKERERRSDKDRGREERERSTSKKKRSRDKDKDRDRDRDRKSDGGDKGDIKITRDYDEEEQGYDSEKERQERKASDYSDSDYPPQFADGNGDSRQANGDDDDDDDDNADAQEDDMDVSD, from the exons ATGCCCAGTCCTGCT ATGGGAGCGAACCCGTTTGCTGGTCTCAACATGGATGCCATGGCTGCGTTTGGATTCCCAGGACCCAACATGAATCCTCAG GCTGCAGACCAGCTGCTGAAGCTCATGGCGGATCCCCA ACTCAACCCACTGGCTGCCGGCTTCAACCTGAGCGCCGGCCTCAAAGCCGACGCCGCCAACAAGGAAATGGAGGAAGCCATGAAGCGGGTGCGAGAGGCGCAGTCGCTCATTTCTGCCGCCATTGAGCCCGGAA ATGAGAGCCGGAAGAAGCGATCTCGGTCCCGGTCCCGAAGGAGGCGCTCCCGATCCAGGTCCAGACGCAG GCGAAGCGGCAGCAGGTCCAGACGGCGCTCGGTCTCCAGAAGCAGGCGGCGCTCCAAAAGCCCTCGCAGGAGGCGGAGCCGCTCCAGAGACAGAGGAAGGCGCTCCAGGACCAGATCCAG AGATCGTAAGAAGGAGGAGGCGGTGAGGAGGAGGTCCAAGACGCCGCCCAAGAGTTACAGCACCACTCGGAGGTCACGCAGCGTCAGCCG GAGACACAGACGCAGTCGCAGCGCCAGCCGCTCCCCGAAAAAGTCGCCCAAGAGGAGGAGCTCCAGATCTCCGTCTCCTCGCCG AcacaagaaggagaagaaacGTGATAAGGAGCGAGAGCGCCGCAGCGACAAAGACCGAGGACGCGAGGAGAGAGAGCGCTCCACCAGCAAGAAGAAGAGAAGCAGGGACAAGGACAAGGACAGGGACCGCGACAGGGACAGGAAGTCTGACGGAGGAGACAAGGGAGATATTAAG ATCACGAGGGATTACGACGAAGAGGAGCAGGGCTACGACAGCGAGAAGGAGCGCCAGGAGAGGAAGGCGTCCGACTACTCGGACTCGGACTACCCGCCTCAGTTCGCCGACGGCAACGGCGACTCGCGGCAGGCCAAcggtgacgacgacgatgacgatgacgacaaCGCAGACGCCCAAGAGGATGACATGGACGTCAGCGACTAA
- the rpe65a gene encoding retinoid isomerohydrolase, which yields MVSRFEHPAGGYKKIFETCEELAEPLPATVIGRIPSFLRGSLLRLGPGLFEVGDEPFYHLFDGQALMHKFDFKNGQVSYFRKFVKTDAYVRAVTEKRVVITEFGTFAYPDPCKNIFSRFFSYFKGVEVTDNCLVNVYPVGEDFYAVTETNYITKVDPDTLDTLKKVDMCNYININGVTAHPHIERDGTVYNIGNCMGKGATLAYNIVRIPPTQKDKSDPIEKSRVVVQFPSAERFKPAYVHSFGMSENYFVFVETPVKINLLKFLSAWSVRGSNYMDCFESNESQGTLFHIARKNPGEYIDHKFKGAAIGMFHHINTYEDNGFVVFDLCAWKGFEFVYNYLWLANLRANWDEVKKAAMIAPQPEVRRYVIPLDVHKEEQGKNLVSLPYTTATAVMHADGTIWLEPEVLFAGPRQAFEFPQINYEKYAGKNYTYAYGLGLNHFIPDRICKLNVKTKETWIWQEPDSYPSEPLFVQTPDSVEEDDGVLLTIVVAPGSQRPGYLLILNAKDMSEIARAEVECTIPVTFHGMYKP from the exons ATGGTCAGCAG ATTTGAACACCCAGCCGGCGGCTACAAGAAGATCTTCGAGACATGCGAGGAGCTTGCCGAGCCTCTTCCAGCAACAGTCATAG GAAGGATTCCTTCGTTTCTGAGGGGAAGTCTACTGCGTTTGGGTCCGGGTCTTTTCGAGGTGGGGGACGAGCCTTTCTACCACCTCTTTGATGGACAGGCACTCATGCACAAGTTTGACTTCAAGAACGGACAAGTCAGCTACTTTCGCAA ATTCGTCAAAACGGATGCTTACGTGCGGGCCGTCACAGAGAAGCGTGTGGTGATCACCGAATTTGGCACGTTCGCTTATCCCGATCCTTGCAAAAACATCTTCTCCAG GTTTTTCTCTTACTTTAAGGGAGTGGAAGTGACGGACAACTGCCTGGTTAACGTCTACCCGGTGGGCGAAGACTTTTACGCCGTCACTGAAACCAACTACATCACCAAAGTGGACCCCGACACACTGGACACGCTGAAAAAG GTGGACATGTGCAACTACATCAACATCAACGGCGTGACGGCGCACCCCCACATCGAGAGGGACGGCACCGTGTACAACATCGGGAACTGCATGGGCAAAGGTGCCACGCTGGCCTACAACATCGTCAGGATTCCGCCCACGCAGAAAG ACAAGTCGGATCCCATCGAGAAGTCCCGGGTGGTGGTGCAGTTCCCCAGCGCCGAGAGGTTCAAGCCCGCCTACGTGCACAGCTTCGGCATGTCGGAAAACTACTTTGTCTTCGTGGAGACGCCCGTCAAGATCAACCTGCTCAAGTTCTTGAGCGCCTGGAGCGTCCGAGGCTCCAACTACATGGACTGCTTCGAGTCCAACGAGAGCCAAGGG ACGTTGTTCCACATCGCCAGGAAGAATCCGGGGGAGTACATCGACCACAAGTTCAAAGGGGCGGCCATCGGCATGTTCCACCACATCAACACCTACGAGGATAACGGCTTCGTTGTGTTCGACCTGTGCGCGTGGAAGGG CTTCGAGTTTGTGTACAACTACCTGTGGTTAGCCAACCTGAGGGCCAATTGGGATGAGGTGAAGAAGGCGGCCATGATAGCGCCCCAGCCGGAAGTTCGCAGATACGTTATTCCCTTGGACGTCCACAAG GAGGAGCAAGGGAAGAACTTAGTGAGCTTGCCTTACACCACAGCCACAGCAGTCATGCACGCCGACGGGACCATCTGGCTGGAACCCGAGGTGCTCTTCGCCGGACCTCGCCAGG cgTTTGAGTTCCCCCAGATCAACTACGAAAAGTACGCGGGGAAGAACTACACGTACGCCTACGGTCTGGGTCTCAACCACTTCATACCAGACAGG ATCTGCAAGTTGAACGTGAAGACCAAGGAGACTTGGATTTGGCAAGAACCGGACTCGTATCCCTCGGAGCCCCTTTTTGTGCAAACACCCGACAGTGTGGAGGAGGATGATG GCGTGCTGCTGACCATCGTGGTGGCGCCCGGCTCACAGAGACCAGGCTACCTCCTCATTCTCAACGCCAAGGACATGTCGGAGATCGCCCGGGCCGAGGTGGAGTGCACCATCCCCGTCACCTTCCACGGCATGTACAAGCCCTGA
- the LOC144017478 gene encoding RING finger protein 11-like, with protein MGNCLKSPTSDDISLLHESQSDRASFGDGTDPDLEPPPPYQEQTHMPMYHPTPSQARLATQLTEEEQIRIAQRIGLIQHLPKGVYDGGKDGSEKKIRECVICMLDFVYGDPVRFLPCMHIYHMDCIDDWLMRSFTCPSCMEPVDAALLSTYETN; from the exons ATGGGCAACTGCTTGAAGTCGCCCACGTCGGACGACATCTCTCTGCTTCATGAGTCCCAGTCGGACAGGGCGAGCTTCGGGGACGGGACAGATCCAGACCTGGAACCGCCTCCGCCCTACCAG GAGCAGACGCATATGCCCATGTACCATCCCACGCCCAGCCAGGCCCGTCTGGCCACCCAGCTGACGGAAGAGGAGCAGATCCGCATCGCCCAGCGTATCGGACTGATCCAGCACCTGCCCAAGGGCGTGTACGACGGCGGCAAAGATGGCTCAGAGAAGAAAATCCGAGA GTGCGTGATCTGCATGCTGGATTTTGTGTACGGCGACCCGGTGCGGTTCCTACCGTGCATGCACATCTACCACATGGACTGCATAGACGACTGGCTCATGAGATCCTTCACCTGCCCGTCCTGCATGGAGCCCGTCGACGCCGCCCTGCTCTCCACCTACGAGACCAACTGA